A DNA window from Capnocytophaga sp. ARDL2 contains the following coding sequences:
- a CDS encoding DUF4339 domain-containing protein, whose protein sequence is MKIYYYEQNGKQQGPVAKEDLRGNIRSTTLVWTEGMADWVEAKEIDELKELFSTPPPLKNGKSKSNIQVLFEKNKNLIVICSTMVVLFFIGIAIFNSTTNENEILKRKQQDLIKSKYDLVKENEELIEQISEIDKEKEEQARLEIETKREKDYVKKNWRDYIETEYGRPEIDFTFGGISSFSVSATNKSKYYFDKVVFNVIYIKKDGDVYKKEKVTLKNIPPQSTETTQTPKSNRGTKVLVQISQVVCKEIELDEKIIQ, encoded by the coding sequence ATGAAAATCTACTACTACGAACAAAACGGCAAACAACAAGGTCCCGTTGCTAAAGAAGATTTGAGAGGAAACATCCGCTCAACAACTTTGGTGTGGACAGAAGGAATGGCCGATTGGGTAGAAGCTAAGGAAATCGATGAATTGAAAGAATTGTTTTCTACTCCACCGCCCTTAAAAAATGGAAAATCAAAATCGAACATTCAAGTATTGTTTGAAAAAAATAAAAATTTGATAGTCATTTGTTCAACGATGGTAGTATTGTTTTTCATAGGAATAGCAATTTTTAATTCGACTACCAACGAAAATGAAATTCTGAAACGAAAACAACAAGATTTGATTAAAAGCAAATACGATTTAGTCAAAGAAAACGAAGAATTAATCGAACAAATTTCTGAAATCGACAAAGAAAAAGAAGAACAAGCCCGATTGGAAATCGAAACCAAAAGAGAAAAAGACTATGTAAAGAAGAATTGGCGAGACTACATTGAAACAGAATATGGCAGACCAGAAATTGATTTTACTTTTGGAGGAATATCTTCATTTTCGGTTTCTGCAACCAATAAAAGTAAATATTATTTCGACAAAGTAGTTTTTAATGTGATTTACATAAAAAAAGATGGTGATGTATATAAAAAAGAGAAAGTTACCTTAAAAAATATTCCACCACAAAGCACAGAAACAACTCAAACACCTAAAAGTAATAGAGGTACGAAAGTATTGGTTCAAATTTCTCAAGTGGTGTGTAAAGAAATAGAATTAGACGAAAAAATAATTCAATAA